In a genomic window of Glycine max cultivar Williams 82 chromosome 13, Glycine_max_v4.0, whole genome shotgun sequence:
- the LOC102659910 gene encoding BTB/POZ domain-containing protein At5g03250 — MAFMRLGSKSDAFHREGQTWNCTTGLPSDVTVKVGETSFFLHKFPLLSRSGLLKKLIADFTNEDGSNCVLQLDDVPGGDKTFELVTKFCYGVKIEVTASNVVSLRCAAEHLQMNENYGEGNLIARTEAFLNEVFSNWSDTIKALQTCEEVKSCAEELHIVSRCIDSLAIKACSNPNMSNRHVEGQDCSKYSAQDPALWNGISSENKSPHPGDDWWYEDLSSLILPLYKRVILSIEAKGMKPENVVGSLIYYIRRFIPMMNRQASFNDKNSVNQGTTTNSSISEADQRALLEEIMGLLPNKKGVTPSKYLLRLLCAATILHASPSCIENLEKRIGSQLDQAELVDLLIPNMGYSVETLYDIDCIQRIIDHFMSIYQAATASTSPCIIEEGSLIAGTDALAPMTIVANLIDAYLAEVAVDVNLKLPKFQALASAIPDYARPLDDALYHAIDVYLKAHPWLIDSEREQFCRLINCQKLSLEASTHAAQNERLPLRVIVQVLFFEQLRLRTSISSWLYVSANIENSGNPIGNLDLPRNNGSGQLDPTQGAGNLRDLVSELEKECSCIRSEIQKLSKTKKSWSIIPKIFCRKNS; from the exons ATGGCTTTCATGAGGCTTGGATCAAAATCTGATGCATTTCATCGTGAGGGCCAAACAtg GAATTGCACAACCGGACTTCCAAGTGATGTTACTGTTAAAGTAGGCGAAACATCATTTTTTCTCCACAAG TTCCCATTGCTTTCTAGAAGTGGATTACTGAAGAAACTCATTGCTGACTTCACAAATGAGGATGGGTCAAACTGTGTTTTGCAACTTGATGACGTGCCAGGTGGAGACAAAACATTTGAACTTGTGACCAAGTTTTGCTACGGTGTCAAAATAGAAGTCACAGCATCAAATGTGGTTAGTCTAAGATGTGCAGCAGAGCACCTACAGATGAATGAAAATTATGGTGAAGGGAATCTAATTGCAAGGACTGAGGCATTTCTCAATGAAGTTTTCAGTAATTGGTCAGACACTATAAAAGCTCTTCAAACATGTGAGGAAGTTAAATCTTGTGCAGAAGAGTTACACATTGTTTCAAGATGCATTGATTCCTTGGCCATCAAGGCATGTTCTAACCCAAACATGTCCAATAGACATGTGGAAGGACAAGATTGCTCCAAGTACTCAGCTCAAGATCCTGCCTTATGGAATGGAATTTCTTCTGAGAATAAATCACCACATCCAGGTGATGATTGGTGGTACGAGGATTTGTCTTCGCTAATCTTACCCTTATATAAAAGAGTTATTTTATCCATTGAAGCAAAGGGTATGAAACCTGAGAATGTTGTTGGATCCCTCATATATTATATTAGGAGGTTTATCCCCATGATGAATAGGCAAGCAAGCTTCAATGATAAAAATAGTGTCAATCAAGGTACAACCACTAATAGTTCGATTTCTGAAGCAGATCAAAGGGCATTGCTAGAAGAAATTATGGGCTTGCTTCCTAATAAGAAAGGTGTCACACCCTCCAAGTATCTGCTTAGGTTGCTCTGCGCAGCCACCATATTACACGCAAGTCCATCATGCATAGAAAACTTGGAGAAAAGAATTGGATCACAACTTGACCAAGCTGAACTTGTGGATCTTCTCATTCCAAATATGGGGTACTCGGTTGAGACTCTCTATGACATAGACTGCATTCAGAGGATTATTGATCACTTTATGTCTATATACCAGGCTGCAACTGCATCAACTTCTCCATGCATAATTGAAGAGGGGTCGTTGATAGCTGGAACTGATGCCCTTGCACCTATGACAATAGTGGCAAATTTGATAGATGCATATCTTGCAGAAGTGGCTGTAGATGTTAACTTGAAGCTGCCTAAGTTTCAGGCCCTTGCTTCTGCAATTCCAGATTATGCTAGGCCACTGGATGATGCTTTATATCATGCAATAGATGTGTACCTTAAG GCACATCCTTGGCTCATTGATTCAGAGAGGGAGCAATTTTGTAGACTCATTAACTGCCAAAAACTCTCATTGGAAGCAAGCACTCATGCAGCACAGAATGAAAGATTACCACTCCGGGTGATTGTGCAGGTCCTCTTTTTCGAACAACTTCGACTCCGAACATCAATCTCTAGCTGGTTGTATGTTTCAGCGAATATTGAGAACTCTGGAAACCCCATTGGAAATCTTGACCTTCCAAGGAATAATGGCAGTGGTCAACTAGACCCTACACAAGGTGCTGGCAACTTGAGGGACCTTGTCTCAGAGCTAGAGAAGGAATGTTCATGTATCAGGAGTGAGATTCAGAAGCTGTCTAAGACAAAGAAAAGTTGGAGCATTATCCCAAAAATCTTTTGTAGAAAAAATTCCTAG